In Salarias fasciatus chromosome 9, fSalaFa1.1, whole genome shotgun sequence, the genomic stretch agagcTACGGAAGCCACCGTAGGACAAAAGTGTTACCGCGCGAGAGAGAAACTGACAACAAAGCAGCGAATATCATTAGCTTTATGATAACTAAAGCATTCAACTCATTCCGTTTCTGACAATATTTGATATATTTAACATAAACGAAGTTTAAATGTCATTATGTATTTACTTTCCAACATTTAGAACATTTAGAGTTTTTACATTATTGTAGTAGTAGTTGGAGTAGTAGTAGGAGTAGtaatgtgtgcgtgcgtgagtgcgtgtgtgcgtgagcgtgaGGAAGTAATGGGGTACCTGTGAGTTCACTTTTCAGTCCGACActgtgaggaggagctgggcgCGGGATTATAATCTGATCTGCCACAGTCATGGTGAGTCCCATCAAACTTTTACCAATAAAGTTCATTCAACATCCAAAGGTACTTTTGATTACTGATTTAATCAACAATCAAATTTGATTCTGATAGTTGATTTGATAAAAATCAAACTTACATCTgactttcaaacattttcaaaaggaaaacGATAAATGAAGATATGATACATTATAAATACAGATCTAGGCTAATTCCTGCAGTTTGATGAATTATAGTAATATTGCAGTTTTttgttatctatctatctatctatctatctatctatctatctatctatctatctatctatctatctatcatcatTGACAACATATTAACTGAAGCATTTGAAGCATTGTGAATAAATGCAATTATTTGTACTTAAACAACTTGAAAACTGaagtttagtttttaattagatgactgaaaatgtaaagtttgCTTTTGTAGGAAGGAATGTTGTAATGAGATTTTCATCTTGTTATTCACACATCATTTTTTATGGTTCAAATTATCTAAATAATGAATTTGATGATGTAGAGGATTCTAAAATGTGGCTGTCAAATCTGAAATACATTCCCAAGTTAAATCTACTATTTAGATTGGCTACATTATAAATCCTCACAGTtcagaaaagctgtgttttacTTGTAATATTTAGAAATGTGGATGAACTGTAAATCAAACTTGTAGCTCTTTTGGTGCTCAAAACCGGTTCAAGTGTCACACtcttattttaaattttttttttatcagtatcaaatgacaaaacagacacattttaagagttttattttagtgagaaaattaaattttcttaattttaGCGACCTTTATTTTCTATTGTCAGAGGTAAATGTAGATGATGGGGTGTACAGGAATTTTGtggcacaaataaaaaaataacgaAGCAAAATTTAAcgacaaaattaaaaaaaaaggaatgtaaaacatattttaactGCGCTGTTTTCCTTTTATACCAAACAGAAATAACCTTAACATGTGTCTAAGTGGAGAGTGCAGCCCCGAGGAGGatttagttttccttttcattttaagaaacGATTGTCTTCAttgttcacaacaacaaaacaccttATGAGACTTTATGTTTATGTTTGTCTCGtaatttaaataagaaaaaaaaggcagcattTATTCTGTACTGGAGACAGACAGCATAACCTTTGTATGTCCAATTCTGCAtaaggaagaaaataaagaatatttatttttttgctttcctTCTATCAACagaatgtgtttgtatttaaGTTTCCTGAAAATATAacaatttattttataaaaGAGGAGAATGGAAGAGGATGGTAAAATAGGAAACAGACTGAACAACGGAAAGgccttttttttactttgaattaAAAGTATAACAGCACTAAGTCCaaagtttttaatgacattgtCATTTAttagaaatgtcaaaaaaaaaaaaacccacagagatTGGTAAATTTATCATCAGATTTCATTAGTTCTTTATTTGTAGAGCTAAAAGAATTTTTACTGTCAAATTTCTTTTCATCAAATGTGTTGTCTTCGTCAGGtaattttcttccattttttttgttgttgctgaaaCGATAATCCCTGCTGTTGTGTCGCCCCCTCCAGATGTCTGACTCCAGGGTCTCCTCGGTCATCCAGGAGTGGGTGAGTTCGTACCCGGGTCAGACCCACAGTCAGACCCTGAACCCGGTGGCGCCCCACCACCAGCCCGCCTCCACCAACCAGCTGCCCCAGATGGACATGATGTCCTACATGAGGGGGGGCGGCGAGGACGAGCGGGCGTCGGAGCAGATGATGGGGCTGTCGTACCTGCCGTACGCCCCGGCGGGCCCGGTTCGAACCCCCAGCAGAGCCACGGAGGAGTTCAGCAGGTCAGACCTCACGCCCGCCCACCGCCACGCCGCCGTCTTTCCTCCTCACGCGCGCTCATCTGTGTTCTCGGCAGgatttctcctccttcctgctgcccACCCTGCGAGCGCCCGTCACCAAGAGGAGCATCAGCAAGGACAGCGCCGAGTACCGCCTGAGGCGCGAGAAGAACAACATCGCGGTGCGGAAGAGCCGGGACAAGGCCCGGCGCCGGATCCTGCTGACCCAGCAGCGggcccagcagctgcaggaggagaaccagaagCTGCAGATGAGGATAGGACAGCTGACGCAGGAGCTGGACACGCTCAAACACATCCTGTcccagcagcacctgcaggGGCCCGACGAGGGCCCCGCGGCGGCGGGGGCCGCCATCTGAGCACCGGGCGACGCCGGGCCAGCTCACCGGGCTGCAACATCCCAGGTCCACTGCGTCTGggacaggggtgtcaaacataaggcctgtgggccaacaccgacccacaagaggctccaatcggGCCCACCACGGTaaagatttcaaagaaaatattgattttttccAATAAATTTCAGAAGAGTTGCAGATGCAAGAATGGCTGTTTTTATCACAGATACTCTAAAACTTTTAACTTTAAATTGAAAGGTTGTTATGGCACTATTTACCAGTCCGGACCACTTATAATGAAGGTAGACCTCATGTGGCCCCTGGACTAAACCTGTTTGACACCCCCGATCCAGGACATTTGGAAAGTTGTCTCAAACCGTTCAGGCTGAATTAGAAAGTTGCTAACTGAGAGGTGAACTGTCGTCACTGAGACTATGAAAGGATCAGCCGGGAAGAGACTGAACTGATATAACCAACAATCCTCAATGGTCTGCATTAACTGTGACACATTCAAGTGTCTGGACCGTCCCACATTTCCAATGCTCATCGTTCTGTCGTGCAAATGTCACGCAAACACCGTGTGATGCATTTCCTGCGAGGATCGAGTGCAAATGTGGAGCGAGCATCgtgaaaatgttgataaaatGTCAGTGGACCGTCATGGGAATGCTGCAGGAGTGTCTCCTGAATGCTAAACGCTCATTGTGCGAAGGTTGATCGAGCGTCGGATGAATGTCCTGAAAATGTCCAGTGAGCACTGCCACGAATTTCACCTGAATGTCAAGCGAGTTATTTTTTAGATGTTGACAAGCGTCGATCGTTAGAAGGTCGATGATGTCGGGAAGGTCAAGCAAGTCTTGCGCAGATGTGGAGTCGGCAGATATCCCAAATATCCAGAATCAAAATTTGAATATCAAGATTTAAATTCAGTGTTCAAGGTTATTCCAGGTGAAACTCATCAATAATTTCCCTGGATTTCTGAATCTGACCATGCATGTTGTAGCTGTTGTAGCCCAGTGAGATGAGACCTCGGACAGAAGCGTCCCCGTCTCAGGTCGATCCCTCAAAGACGAAGAGTCCAGATCTTCGCCCGAATGGAAAACTTTGGTGCTCATTTTGAAATTGAGAAAGTCAAATCGAGAAGTCCCGAAACAGATCTGCGATTCTGTTTATTAGCGATGCACCGATAACGACTCGTAGAAGATCTGATACAACCCGGCGAGGTTCACATGACGGCATCCATCACCAACGTCACGTGGGACAGCCTTTGTGTATCGTTTACTTGTAGAGAATGAATACTGCAGAATCGGCGAGTAGCTGAAGATTCATCCTTGTCCTTTAAGAGTGCGTCAGTGCATCTCTAACTGCTATCCTTTTATCataaaactgcaaagaaaagacACAACAGCCACTACTTGAAGtcttgtgcatgttttttttctctacaaTCGAACGAAGGGGAAGTTCTTCTTGTCTACATGTGTCGATATACATATGTATGGtgtatgaatgtgagtgtgaatgggtgaatgtgatgttgcagtgtaaagcgctttgggctctgtcagtgcagggtaaaaagcgctatataagtgtagtccatttaccatttaccatgtAGATTTTGAACTTTTGCAATGTGTGCGAAGTTTCCCAGcttctcttcagctcagactgatGGGTTTCAAACGGTGGAATACTTTTAACTTAACTACATGTTCATTTTTAAGGATGTAATTTATTTGAGTGTTTACAGCAGGACTGAACTATATCTGAGGCGTCCCATTAGAAATACATGGACGTGACAGAATATTAGTTTGCATGtgtaaatgtgcattttaaacTGTGGATCCAGGGACTTAAGAGCGCTAACGACCAAGAGAAAGATcaagaataaacaaaaagagaaCTTAAGTTCCCGTGAAGCAGCTTTTATACAACTAAAACCTCACATATTCATCTCAAAGTGACGTCTCCTGTCTTCACGTCAGATGTTTGGAACCTCGTGTGCCTTTTTTGTTACTGGACTTGATTTAATAAGGTTGCCTAATGGTGTACCTGACGCTTGGTGTTGGTCAGAGGAGCTGATTGTAAGTGTTGTTTCCCAACGCAGTTGCTCAACAGCTTGTGGTTTTAAAGGGGGAGTCAATCTACAAATCGAAGTGTCTCTTTCTACCTCTGCAAACTCTGCTTGTGGGGATTAATGGGGATTATTTCATAAAGTTTGGAAGATTCTTAACGAAATGCTCGATCTTCACACATAAAGGAAGAAAATGGATTtctgctgcagacacagaaGACATTCAGGTCAATTCTCTTGTCTAATTTGTTGCATCTTCTGGCTGTGATGTAACTGGGGTGTCCTCAGCATCCTCCGCCGGGGGGGGACGTGCGTGGCGCCCGCCTCCCTCCTTTATTTCCCATAAGCTGCCTGCCCACACAAACGGACGCCGGGCCGCGGGCCGTTGTGCACCAGCGGTTTCCCTTTGTGGGATGGGCGAGATTTCGACACAGCCGGGGACGGAGACGAGGAGCGCAGAGATAGCATCAGCGTGTCGGGCTGCCAGGGTCTTCCTGTGGCTGTGATGGCTGCGAAGGGACGCAGAGATAGGAGACGCAGACgtgaggaggggggcgggagggggctACCGGCCCCACACTTCGGTTAATCTGGTTTTATTTAGTTATTACAATCCCCCGAGTCATGTGCAGTGAGTCACACGCTCACAGCGCTGCATGGAGAgaacattttattgtgaaatttcAGCTtcgctttgtttcatttttagctTTTTGACATTAGATATGCTTCAACAACCtttgaaatactgaaaataaaacatgcaaaagagTCGcacaagaaaaactaaaatccTGGAATGgattcaaacacaaaaaagcattttccaATCGGgtatttcctctgttttcatggagcgcgacaatgtttcaagtcaaaacgtttttgttttggaaaaattTGGCGTTTACAAGGtagcatttttaaaatgatgtctCTTTACACATATCAGAAAGGCTGGTTTTGTGTCACGATCGACCTCGACCCCCTGACGGGCCTTTTGGAGTTCCATGAAACAGACAACCGCACACCTCCAAAGGTCATAACCTTTACGACTTTCCTTCACCCTCCAACCCACAATAGATGATTACACAAAATGTTATATTGTATCaacagggttggggagtaacagaCTACGTGTAATGGTGTTTCGTAATTAGGATACAAAAAGTAACTTTAATCCattacagtacataaaaaaaatacgCAATCTCTTTACAGATACGAGATACtcgtatatctgataaaaatatggattacttttgaaaatcacatGGAATATACCAGAATAACAAATatctaaaaagaaagaaagacataaGCGCTGTACGGACTTTGTGGCACTTTATGGCACAAACCTCGACACCAACAGATATATAGAATAGACACAACAACGaggctgtcttggagcagcgtCCTGCTCTACTGTTATATGTTTAatcatgaatgaaacaaccaGCGATGCCATGGATTTTACCGCCTGCAGCTGGAGTCACGGCTGCTTCCAGGGAGAGAAAGTCATTCACTGGCTGGAAACTCAGACatcattttgtatttcagtcagatgaggcccagaacttctccgtacaatgtaaattctgcctcccagctgtgaaaatgctctcaacatccagggactcgaCGTCAAACCTGAAGAACCATCGACAGGTacgaaacacacctgaactgacagtgaagctaaaggtttattagcctgctaacctgtcagtgacctgctgctgagaaccacagcctcaccaggctgaactctgatggaggcaataatatcttcagcctggatggaggatttactggagactgaaTGTTACCTTCTGCCAGGAGggaatgaatgaactctgaactcttgaaaaaatactgtgcatggccgacctgaacacaGACTACTGCTCCTCGTCTCTACAGCGGTACACttaccgctgctgctgctgttctgtagaactactggaggaacacagtttgaactgatggagctgatctggggtcagaggtcatgctgttggtattaattggggctgaacagaGTTCAGCATGTGTTCATCACACTCAGAGcactgtgtgtttgctgtgtgtagagctgtcaaTACACGGAGAGGATGAAACATTGTAATTGACTTTGTCTTCATTtgtatgtttgctggtgaagtaatctaaactaaaagtaatctggtgcattgcttttttttactgaagtaattagagtacattattgattacattttttgacaagaaACGTGTAATGTGTGTCAACCTGGAGAGGACTCACTTTTCCCTTTGAGTTTCCTTGAAAACCTTCAGTAGAACTTGGCAACCTTTCATTGACTCCATCTGTCCACCCCCCTCCCCATATGTGAgtatgtgggggggggggggggtgtaaggACAGAGGTTGGTTAGGACCcagttttttccatttttgttttaatgccaTCTATATACCCAACTCTGATGTATTGATTGTAAATGTTGATGGAAATGGACTTTGTTCTTTAATTTGCTCtaacccccgccccccccccccgccccgccaacaaaaaaggaaaaagagagagataaaaccacaGGCTTGCACAAGCGACATTTGTAAACCTGCTTTACTTTTGTTGAATCTCAATTAAaacttgctttgtttttacttttgactcTATACTCTAAACTACCAAGTGGAGTCGTTCCACCCTGCAGACAGACGTTCATACTACTGTTCATCTACTCagacatgtgcagaagagcgaTTTACTCTGGCTCTGGTGCTCGCTGTTGAGTGAAGCTATGAAAGTTTGCTATTTTCACTGGAAAGCGTTGTGTAAACAGCACCTGAATCACTTTCTTTCTCATCCTGACACCACATCCAGCTGAAACATTACTGCAGACTCCAGATAATCATTACAGAGTCCAGAACCGCTGAAGGCGTTGAGTAACTTATCACACCAGCAGGTGAATGAAGTCCTTCACTGGAAACGATCAAACCTGCAACAGTTCTGCAAAAAGGCTTTTGACTTCATGAAAAGGGGAATTGATTACAGCTGTCAGTTAATTCTTCTAAAAGTAGAGGAGAAACTATTGACTGAAGAGCAGATGCTTCACAATGAAATGTTAATTTACTGCAATAAGAAGTGgcggaagatgctctacagtctggATGTGGGACtaacagagacagcagctttgcagCTCTACAGCTGCTTTTACACTCGGGAAACGTACCCAGAAATCCCTCTAACTGTGTCCGTGTAACTAATTTTTACAGGGATTATCCGTCTAAGTCAAATATAAAGTGGCGTAACGGTGAATAGCGAGTTTAATCTTCAGGGAATTAATGGTGGGAATCTGAGAATGAagcgtctgaagctgcttcTCAGGGATCTGTGGCGGCGTCGTACGCTCCGCTGCCGCTGTTGAGTAACCCGGCAGGCATGGGGTGAAACACAGTCTTTCTTCACTCTGGGAGATGTTGCAGTCCGAGGACCACAGATTGCTCCACACGATGCTGCGGGACATTTCAACAGAACACAATATGTCGTCTATTCCCCCCTGAAGACACAGCAGGCTGTCAGAGGCCTTCCATACACTTTCACTCTCGCGAACACATCATTCAGAGTTAATGATGTTAACGTTAATGTCTGTAAAGCTCTTTGgaaatttttttcttcctcacacATTTAATTGTCAGGATGTGCTAAATAAATTAGGTTAACTTATTGCACCTGCAACACACTGTCAATCACACATAGGTGGAGTAAAACTGCAACTGTAGAATCTGCTgaagttcagtgtttttaagAAGCCAAATAATAATCTGTCATGCAAACTGCTTCACAGGTGATACTGAAAATAAAGACCCCTTCCCCCAAAATTCAGGaaattaatgacaaaaaaaaaaaaaaaaaaaaaaaactcagctaTAACCACTCAAACACTAAAATCAATTGACATTAAAACTATATGAACATCTTGAAGAAAGAGAANNNNNNNNNNNNNNNNNNNNNNNNNNNNNNNNNNNNNNNNNNNNNNNNNNNNNNNNNNNNNNNNNNNNNNNNNNNNNNNNNNNNNNNNNNNNNNNNNNNNGGCCCGACACTCatggaaagaacatgcaaactctgcacagagaGGACTTTAAGTGTAATATCCGAGGTAGGGTTtatgcaatgttttcaagtgaaaaggcaaaatctttgttgcgttttgggggTCCATTTTGGGGGGTCCaaaattttctgaaacaaaaacgcaaaaaagGATGTTTTTTCACGTCGTTGTCGGGTCGAGAGAGGCT encodes the following:
- the cebp1 gene encoding LOW QUALITY PROTEIN: CCAAT/enhancer binding protein (C/EBP) 1 (The sequence of the model RefSeq protein was modified relative to this genomic sequence to represent the inferred CDS: inserted 1 base in 1 codon) → MMSDSRVSSVIQEWVSSYPGQTHSQTLNPVAPHHQPASTNQLPQMDMMSYMRGGGEDERASEQMMGLSYLPYAXGGPGSNPQQSHGGVQQDFSSFLLPTLRAPVTKRSISKDSAEYRLRREKNNIAVRKSRDKARRRILLTQQRAQQLQEENQKLQMRIGQLTQELDTLKHILSQQHLQGPDEGPAAAGAAI